Proteins encoded within one genomic window of Kibdelosporangium phytohabitans:
- a CDS encoding type IV secretory system conjugative DNA transfer family protein, whose product MLPHILSWVPAALDQAPESVIVATTAAAVGPSTVSATGWVEDYLRDPGGALLTVFTRLRDLAVDWGPTAAPVLAVLTTTVVAGRRWWTRRCHQRLLADARQVTVLAPPAVDPAGGTALWSNLVGLLRPGWRRAFTGQPHVACEYVFSEAGVGIRLWVPGVIPPGLVERAVEAAWPGAHTRVSPAEPPLPGAGEGQRRLVVGGELRLARPESLPIRSGFDADPLRALIGAPVGLGRDEYACVQVLARPVTGRRVQKARRAARKVHTGRSHRLVGRLLDTVTPGMSGRTRRSASALTKTGALHSDPQTSLEYAAQNRAIVSKQRGSQFETVVRYAVATLLPADTADGEIRTTRDIARGRAHALAASFASYTEHNHYTRHRIHNPGRVIDSRRLGHGDLLSVPELAAIAHLPTDEAIPGIQRAGARAIAPPPGIATPGPEAKPLGVTDTGHPRPVGLRVPDARHHLHVIGATGSGKSTLLGNMILADAEAGRGIVLIDPKGDLVTDVLSRLPASAADRVVIFDADSKARPPCLNPLDGGETDLTVDNLVSVFRRVYSAFWGPRTDDVMRAACLTLRTQEGVATLADLPKLLADDAFRSRVTAGIVDPVLRGFWSWYEELTDSSRSQVISPLMNKLRAFLLRPFVRDAIAGGNSTVDMSRVLDGGICLVRIPKGSLGEETTRLVGSLVVARTWQATTGRARTPQRQRRDASLVIDECHNFLNLPYPIEDMLAEARGFRVAMTLAHQHLGQLPRELREGMSTNARSKIFFNASPEDARELSRHTAPRLSDHDLAHLGAYHAAARLVLAGEEAQPFTMLTQPLPPAIPGRAREIRAIARRAMHNRVSRDTTPETGPQPTVQPRRQSPSSDQALSGRNTHRRPSGRQPRSADPRRQQP is encoded by the coding sequence ATGCTGCCCCACATACTCTCCTGGGTACCGGCTGCTCTCGACCAGGCACCGGAATCGGTCATCGTCGCCACCACCGCTGCGGCTGTGGGCCCGTCCACGGTGTCGGCCACCGGCTGGGTCGAGGATTACCTGCGCGACCCTGGCGGTGCGCTGCTCACGGTATTCACCCGGCTGCGGGACCTCGCCGTGGACTGGGGGCCGACCGCGGCCCCGGTCCTCGCCGTGCTCACCACGACGGTCGTGGCCGGCCGACGGTGGTGGACGCGGCGCTGCCACCAGCGACTGCTCGCCGACGCCCGTCAGGTCACTGTGCTCGCCCCACCCGCGGTGGATCCCGCCGGCGGCACCGCCCTCTGGTCCAACCTCGTCGGTCTACTGCGCCCGGGGTGGCGCCGGGCGTTCACCGGCCAGCCGCACGTGGCCTGCGAATACGTGTTCTCCGAAGCCGGAGTCGGAATTCGGCTGTGGGTGCCGGGCGTCATCCCACCCGGCCTGGTCGAGCGCGCGGTCGAGGCCGCCTGGCCCGGCGCGCACACCCGTGTCAGCCCGGCCGAACCACCCTTGCCCGGGGCGGGCGAGGGGCAGCGGCGGCTGGTCGTCGGCGGCGAGCTGCGGCTGGCTCGCCCCGAGAGCCTGCCGATCCGCAGCGGCTTCGACGCCGACCCGCTGCGGGCGTTGATCGGCGCCCCGGTCGGCCTCGGGCGCGACGAGTACGCCTGCGTGCAAGTGCTGGCCCGGCCGGTCACCGGCCGCCGCGTCCAGAAAGCACGTCGCGCCGCCCGCAAGGTCCACACCGGACGCTCCCATCGGCTGGTCGGCCGGCTACTCGACACGGTCACCCCCGGCATGAGCGGTCGGACACGACGGTCAGCGTCAGCATTGACAAAGACCGGTGCGCTGCACAGCGATCCGCAGACCTCGCTGGAGTACGCGGCGCAGAACCGGGCGATCGTGAGCAAGCAACGCGGCAGCCAGTTCGAGACCGTCGTGCGCTACGCCGTGGCCACCCTCCTGCCCGCCGACACCGCCGACGGCGAGATCCGCACGACGCGGGACATCGCCCGCGGACGCGCCCACGCCCTCGCGGCGAGCTTCGCCTCCTACACCGAACACAACCACTACACCCGCCACCGCATCCACAACCCCGGCCGCGTCATCGACTCCCGACGACTCGGACACGGAGACCTGCTGTCGGTACCGGAACTCGCGGCGATCGCGCACCTGCCCACCGACGAGGCCATCCCCGGCATCCAACGCGCCGGAGCCCGCGCCATCGCCCCACCACCCGGCATCGCCACCCCCGGACCGGAGGCCAAACCACTCGGCGTCACCGACACAGGCCACCCACGCCCTGTCGGCCTGCGCGTCCCTGACGCCCGCCACCACCTGCACGTCATCGGCGCCACCGGCTCCGGCAAATCCACCCTGCTCGGCAACATGATCCTCGCCGACGCCGAGGCCGGCCGCGGCATCGTGCTCATCGACCCCAAAGGCGACCTCGTCACCGACGTCCTGTCCCGCCTCCCGGCGTCCGCGGCCGATCGGGTGGTGATCTTCGACGCCGACAGCAAAGCCCGACCACCCTGCCTCAACCCCCTCGACGGCGGCGAAACCGACCTGACCGTCGACAACCTCGTGTCCGTGTTCCGCCGCGTCTACTCCGCGTTCTGGGGACCACGCACCGACGACGTCATGCGCGCCGCCTGCCTCACCCTCCGCACCCAGGAAGGCGTCGCCACCCTCGCCGACCTACCCAAGCTCCTTGCCGACGACGCGTTCCGCTCACGGGTCACCGCAGGGATCGTCGACCCGGTGCTGCGCGGGTTTTGGTCCTGGTACGAGGAACTCACCGACTCCAGTCGCAGTCAGGTCATCAGTCCGCTGATGAACAAACTCCGCGCGTTCCTGCTGCGCCCGTTCGTCCGAGACGCGATCGCGGGTGGGAACTCCACAGTGGACATGAGTCGGGTTCTTGACGGCGGCATCTGTCTGGTGCGCATCCCGAAAGGTTCGCTCGGCGAGGAAACCACACGGCTGGTCGGCTCACTCGTGGTCGCCCGCACCTGGCAAGCCACCACCGGCCGAGCCCGCACCCCACAACGGCAACGCCGCGACGCATCCCTCGTGATCGACGAGTGCCACAACTTCCTGAACCTGCCGTACCCGATCGAGGACATGCTCGCCGAAGCCCGCGGCTTCCGGGTCGCGATGACCCTGGCCCACCAACACCTCGGGCAACTGCCCCGCGAACTGCGGGAAGGCATGTCCACCAACGCCCGCAGCAAGATCTTCTTCAACGCCAGCCCCGAAGACGCACGGGAACTCTCCCGGCACACCGCGCCACGACTGTCCGACCACGACCTGGCCCACCTCGGCGCCTACCACGCAGCCGCCCGATTGGTCCTCGCCGGCGAAGAAGCACAGCCGTTCACCATGCTCACCCAACCACTCCCACCCGCCATCCCTGGCCGCGCACGGGAAATCCGTGCCATCGCTCGACGAGCCATGCACAACCGCGTATCACGCGACACGACGCCCGAGACCGGCCCTCAACCCACAGTCCAACCTCGGCGGCAATCGCCGAGTTCTGATCAGGCGCTGTCAGGCCGCAACACACATCGGCGTCCGTCTGGTCGTCAGCCGCGCAGTGCTGATCCACGCCGCCAGCAACCGTGA
- a CDS encoding replication-relaxation family protein — MITNATQQRVLRGVKASRPAQRAANTAEHRAALAWRLTPRDRWIIRMLHEHRVLTSHQITALAFPSFRSGRMRLRELYQWGVVDRFQPYITVGTAPMHYVLAPVGAAVLAAEDGLDVKELGYRHDRALGIAHSLRLAHTVGVNEWFTALVDHARHSDTHQHSTLGAWWAEARCARHFGDLIKPDAYGRWTTDGRDIEFFLEYDFGTEALAKLAGKLAGYAALAAATGITTPLLIWFPSARREANARRLLHRFWRELDDPHSVPIATAAADLLNPEAAHPSPADMVWLPLNATARSEASSRRELHRLLGAWPHVSPPSLDPGDESPSGTDSPRWAAPAPIPMPPLGPSHGPSTPQTGHDR; from the coding sequence ATGATTACCAATGCCACTCAGCAGCGCGTACTGCGCGGCGTGAAGGCCAGCCGCCCGGCCCAGCGGGCAGCGAACACCGCTGAGCACCGGGCGGCGCTAGCGTGGCGGCTGACCCCACGCGACCGGTGGATCATCCGGATGCTGCACGAGCACCGCGTGCTCACCTCCCATCAGATCACTGCCCTGGCCTTTCCCTCCTTCCGGTCCGGCCGGATGCGGCTGCGCGAGCTCTATCAATGGGGTGTGGTGGACCGGTTCCAGCCCTACATCACGGTCGGCACCGCGCCGATGCACTACGTCCTCGCGCCCGTCGGGGCCGCGGTGCTGGCCGCCGAGGACGGCCTCGACGTCAAAGAACTCGGCTACCGACACGACCGTGCCCTCGGTATCGCTCACTCGCTGCGGCTCGCGCACACCGTCGGCGTGAACGAGTGGTTCACCGCCCTGGTCGACCACGCCCGCCACAGCGACACCCACCAGCACAGCACTCTCGGCGCGTGGTGGGCCGAAGCCCGCTGCGCCCGCCACTTCGGCGACCTGATCAAACCCGACGCCTACGGCCGCTGGACCACGGACGGCCGAGACATCGAGTTCTTCCTCGAGTACGACTTCGGCACCGAGGCCTTGGCCAAACTCGCCGGGAAACTGGCCGGCTACGCCGCGCTCGCCGCGGCAACCGGGATCACCACCCCGCTGCTGATCTGGTTCCCGTCCGCACGGCGTGAGGCCAACGCTCGCCGGCTGCTGCACCGGTTCTGGCGCGAGCTCGACGACCCGCACTCGGTCCCGATCGCCACCGCCGCGGCCGACCTGCTCAATCCCGAGGCCGCGCATCCCAGCCCTGCCGACATGGTCTGGCTGCCCCTCAACGCCACCGCCAGGAGCGAGGCGAGTTCTCGGCGCGAGTTGCATCGGCTTCTGGGGGCGTGGCCGCATGTCTCACCGCCCAGCCTCGACCCGGGCGACGAGTCACCGTCCGGGACGGACTCGCCGCGGTGGGCGGCCCCCGCGCCCATCCCGATGCCACCGCTGGGCCCGTCACACGGCCCCAGCACACCTCAGACAGGCCACGACCGATGA
- a CDS encoding NYN domain-containing protein produces the protein MATPTPHDSTEPVNEAVRMIRDAEAQHRRMFGKWRDDPRARADQIGLFLDFENLVLGATASLPDRAEPIPDRAVTWLCRAYGAATTRRAYADWADTRFGRYQAVLERNGVDLVQIGHGPARKNGADIRMTVDAMETLITHPTVEAFVLVTGDSDFSPLVTKLREFGKHVIGVGAETAASVRLVSVCSEYKLWGSIVARVDPPAEPPTPPAQRGSRLADAEALLVTAMRQIPTKSPTASQLKAKMVALDPSFDQARYGCSTFRDLLTKLGHRIQTTGRSGQDIRLALIEPTSS, from the coding sequence TTGGCGACACCCACGCCGCACGACAGCACCGAGCCGGTCAACGAAGCGGTCCGGATGATCCGAGACGCGGAAGCCCAACACCGCAGGATGTTCGGGAAATGGCGCGACGATCCGCGGGCACGAGCCGACCAGATCGGGCTCTTCTTGGACTTCGAGAATCTTGTGCTCGGCGCGACCGCCAGCCTGCCCGACCGGGCCGAACCGATCCCCGACCGGGCGGTGACCTGGCTCTGCCGGGCTTACGGCGCCGCCACCACCCGCCGCGCCTACGCCGACTGGGCCGACACCCGCTTCGGCCGCTACCAGGCCGTGCTCGAACGCAACGGCGTCGACCTGGTCCAGATCGGCCACGGCCCGGCCCGCAAGAACGGCGCCGACATCCGCATGACGGTCGACGCCATGGAAACCCTGATCACCCACCCCACCGTCGAGGCCTTCGTCCTGGTCACCGGCGACTCCGACTTCTCCCCACTGGTCACCAAACTGCGCGAGTTCGGCAAGCACGTCATCGGCGTTGGCGCGGAAACCGCGGCCAGCGTCCGCCTGGTCTCAGTCTGTTCGGAATACAAGCTCTGGGGCTCGATCGTCGCCCGGGTCGACCCGCCAGCCGAACCACCGACACCTCCCGCGCAACGCGGCTCCCGGCTTGCTGACGCCGAGGCGCTGCTGGTCACCGCGATGCGACAGATCCCCACGAAGTCACCAACGGCTTCCCAGCTCAAGGCCAAAATGGTCGCGCTGGACCCGTCGTTCGACCAGGCCCGCTACGGCTGCAGCACCTTCCGCGACCTGCTGACCAAGCTCGGCCACCGGATCCAAACCACCGGTCGATCCGGACAAGACATCAGGCTCGCGTTGATCGAGCCAACCAGCAGCTAA
- the istB gene encoding IS21-like element helper ATPase IstB: MTATLPASVTTTHTVPAAAPGVDSLDAVIDQACRTLRLPTIGARFEELAAAAMREQATYKGFLLTLLDAECEHRDERRKTRLVREAHFPRAKRLDDFDFTANPNVVPEVIHTLTAPGWVTAGQPLCLIGQSGTGKSHLLIGIGTAIAEAGLRVRYTTTANLVNELVEAADERQLTRVLNRYSKVDLLCLDEFGYLDLDKAGAKLLFQVFTDREERSAIAVASNAPFSEWNQTFADKRLCSAIVDRLTFNGTIIETGTDSFRLRATQQRLLG; the protein is encoded by the coding sequence ATGACCGCCACCCTCCCCGCCAGCGTCACCACCACCCACACCGTCCCCGCGGCCGCGCCCGGCGTCGACAGCCTGGACGCCGTGATCGACCAGGCCTGCCGCACCCTGCGCCTGCCCACGATCGGCGCCCGGTTCGAGGAGCTGGCCGCCGCGGCCATGCGCGAGCAGGCCACTTACAAAGGCTTCCTGCTCACCTTGCTGGACGCCGAATGCGAGCACCGCGACGAGCGCCGCAAGACCCGACTGGTCCGCGAAGCGCACTTCCCCCGCGCGAAACGGCTGGACGACTTCGACTTCACCGCCAACCCGAACGTCGTCCCCGAGGTCATCCACACCCTGACCGCGCCGGGCTGGGTCACCGCCGGGCAGCCGCTCTGCTTGATCGGCCAATCCGGCACCGGCAAATCCCACCTGCTGATCGGTATCGGCACCGCGATCGCCGAGGCCGGGCTGAGGGTCCGCTACACAACCACCGCCAACCTGGTCAACGAACTCGTCGAAGCCGCCGACGAACGCCAGCTCACCCGGGTCCTCAACCGCTACTCCAAAGTGGACCTGCTGTGTTTGGACGAGTTCGGCTACCTCGACCTGGACAAGGCAGGCGCGAAACTGCTGTTCCAGGTGTTCACCGACAGGGAGGAACGCAGCGCCATCGCTGTCGCGTCCAACGCTCCATTTTCCGAATGGAACCAGACCTTCGCTGACAAGCGACTCTGCTCGGCCATCGTCGACCGGCTCACCTTCAACGGCACCATCATCGAGACCGGCACCGACTCGTTCCGGCTGCGCGCCACCCAGCAACGCCTCCTCGGCTGA
- the istA gene encoding IS21 family transposase, whose product MSRVELFERIRRDRRLEPDVSVRTLAERYQVHRRTVREALASPVPKERKKPPPRRSVLEPAYGLIDEMLIADLSAPRKQKHTSARIYQRLISEHGFTAAGRTTVYTYIARRRPELVGELRERQRHLEGMVPQQHLPGEEAEVDFADVWVRVSGQVMKCHLFTLRLSYSGKAVHRVFLSEGQEAFMEGHVEAFRALGGIPIRHIRYDNLKPAVQRVCFGRNRIESQNWVKFRSHYGFDAFYCIPGKEGAHEKGGVEQEGGRFRRTHLVPVPDVVSLAELNERIAEIDRAEDNRVLHNQRVTVGFNFAYEADLLAPLPFDDFDTGTTLTPKVGRDARITVRQSHYSVPARFIGRRVRVSLRANDVVVFDKATVIARHARMTRRGESHDQLDHYLEILLGKPGALAGSTALATARAEGSFTATHEAFWSAARAAHGDGEGTKALIEVLLLHRRLPAEAVIAGITTTLHAGSTSPDLVAIEARKAAHDAGRALLDERDLADLGLDTVVIPVITDDMPDPRLHAPPAPAPQPSGASVISLHTKRELPASSSPLPSVAIYDQLLRRTKGTTA is encoded by the coding sequence TTGTCGCGTGTCGAGCTGTTCGAACGCATACGCCGTGATCGGCGGCTGGAGCCGGACGTGTCGGTCCGGACGCTGGCCGAGCGGTACCAGGTGCACCGCAGGACGGTGCGGGAAGCGCTGGCCAGCCCCGTGCCCAAAGAGCGTAAGAAGCCGCCCCCTCGTCGTTCGGTGCTGGAACCGGCCTACGGGTTGATCGACGAGATGCTGATCGCGGATCTGTCCGCGCCGCGCAAGCAGAAACACACCTCCGCGCGGATCTACCAGCGGCTGATCAGCGAGCACGGGTTCACCGCGGCGGGCCGCACCACGGTCTACACCTACATCGCCCGGCGACGCCCGGAACTGGTCGGTGAGCTGCGGGAACGGCAGCGCCACCTGGAGGGGATGGTGCCCCAGCAGCATCTGCCCGGTGAGGAGGCCGAGGTCGACTTCGCCGACGTGTGGGTACGGGTCTCCGGCCAGGTGATGAAGTGCCACCTGTTCACACTGCGACTGTCCTATTCGGGCAAAGCGGTGCACCGGGTGTTCCTGTCCGAAGGACAGGAGGCATTCATGGAAGGCCACGTGGAGGCCTTCCGGGCGCTGGGCGGCATCCCGATCCGGCACATCCGCTACGACAACCTCAAACCCGCCGTCCAGCGGGTGTGTTTCGGCCGCAACCGGATCGAGTCACAGAACTGGGTGAAATTCAGGTCCCACTACGGTTTCGACGCGTTCTACTGCATCCCCGGCAAAGAAGGCGCGCACGAGAAAGGCGGCGTCGAGCAGGAAGGCGGCCGGTTCCGCCGCACGCACCTGGTCCCGGTCCCGGACGTCGTGAGCCTGGCCGAGCTCAACGAGCGGATCGCCGAGATCGACCGGGCCGAGGACAACCGGGTCCTGCACAACCAGCGGGTCACGGTCGGGTTCAACTTCGCCTACGAGGCCGATCTGCTGGCGCCGCTGCCGTTCGACGACTTCGACACCGGCACCACGCTGACCCCGAAGGTCGGCCGGGACGCGCGCATCACCGTGCGCCAGTCGCACTACTCGGTCCCGGCGAGGTTCATCGGCCGCCGGGTGCGGGTCTCGCTGCGCGCCAACGACGTCGTCGTGTTCGACAAGGCGACCGTGATCGCCCGGCACGCCCGGATGACTCGCCGCGGCGAGTCGCACGACCAGCTCGATCACTACCTGGAGATCCTGCTGGGCAAGCCCGGCGCGCTGGCCGGGTCGACCGCGTTGGCCACCGCCCGCGCCGAGGGCAGCTTCACCGCGACCCACGAGGCGTTCTGGTCCGCGGCCCGCGCCGCACACGGTGACGGCGAGGGCACCAAGGCGCTGATCGAGGTGCTGTTGCTGCACCGCAGGCTGCCCGCCGAGGCGGTCATCGCGGGCATCACGACCACGCTGCATGCCGGGTCGACCAGCCCGGACCTGGTCGCGATCGAGGCCCGCAAAGCCGCGCACGACGCCGGCCGCGCTCTGCTGGACGAGCGTGACCTGGCCGATCTGGGCCTGGACACGGTGGTGATCCCGGTGATTACCGACGACATGCCCGACCCGCGCCTGCACGCGCCTCCAGCGCCCGCGCCGCAACCATCGGGCGCATCGGTGATCTCCCTGCACACCAAACGCGAACTGCCCGCGTCCTCGAGTCCGCTGCCGTCGGTGGCGATCTATGACCAGCTGCTGCGCCGCACGAAAGGCACCACGGCATGA
- a CDS encoding TlpA family protein disulfide reductase yields the protein MTTLDGVEFDGRSLAGKAAVLWFWAPWCGECRRDAAIVAETAKAYDGKVAFLGVTGWGKLDAMKKFADYKLSGFPHVADVDDKLFTTARIKGTPTLMFYRPDGTSTEHIGSISAEQLADKLNALSQS from the coding sequence ATGACGACGTTGGACGGTGTTGAGTTCGACGGTAGGAGTTTGGCGGGTAAGGCGGCGGTGTTGTGGTTCTGGGCGCCGTGGTGTGGGGAGTGCCGTCGCGATGCCGCCATCGTGGCCGAAACAGCGAAAGCGTATGACGGCAAGGTTGCTTTCCTCGGTGTTACGGGCTGGGGCAAGCTGGATGCGATGAAGAAGTTCGCGGACTACAAGCTGAGTGGGTTTCCGCACGTCGCTGATGTCGATGACAAGCTTTTCACCACAGCGCGAATTAAAGGCACGCCCACGTTGATGTTCTACCGTCCGGACGGTACGAGTACGGAGCACATCGGGTCGATCTCCGCAGAGCAACTGGCTGACAAGCTCAACGCGCTGTCGCAGTCCTGA
- a CDS encoding tachylectin-related carbohydrate-binding protein: MTARYLRARIVCGFVAVAAVVVNAAILQAPVSAADPLGALECLASPQIFMTKPDKVMDLDLHHEPESGGASWAGRQAIGSGWDGTVKVGPDGWVYLFMPTGDVRRYHWLGNSWADAGEVIQTGWTYWGTVASRNKMTVDKRGDFYGIAADNALHLYRYDAVAKTWSDRVLANDWGGRFDFVVAAGPGVVYAREVNGDLYRAQYDTVSQRLSTLVKVGVGWQSATDITSPGGDVLYMVEGGNQALRWYRYLGDQKWTPDSGHNVGGGIPADWQLEFQPDGCKLTPDGTPTRPTVTKVPKAAASLTYTAAKRLYYSYVDNDGNMVNAQAEDVSGTKPIGFSGVPGFTGLTGVPSAVDLADGRVRLVGLGQDAETRSSTQIGSPAGNWAAPVSVGGFTTGPVAVGRAGGVVYGYGVDAKGCLWRAYQRTATAELGPWELDGCDGYAQVAPTVMTSGSQITVTLLKTTGTYSRFAHSHPLQAAVTVSLGGSGFTGPASTIINGAGKVQTFARDTDGQVYTQIGSPRPGQQPTPWTAIPGLTVAGPPSAVLSPTGTIEIVARGTDNRIYNTGQQASGSPAYRPWREITDGNEVSSTDPTAVALPDKGMWVIAFRNEADVPKLRRTDPSTPTRQANGENAPIFVDVPVQAAR; encoded by the coding sequence GTGACGGCTCGTTATTTACGCGCGCGCATTGTGTGCGGGTTTGTCGCGGTGGCCGCTGTGGTGGTGAACGCGGCGATTTTGCAGGCACCGGTGAGTGCGGCGGATCCGCTGGGTGCGTTGGAGTGTCTGGCCAGCCCGCAGATTTTCATGACCAAGCCGGACAAGGTCATGGATCTCGATCTGCATCACGAACCCGAGTCCGGGGGCGCGTCGTGGGCGGGCCGTCAGGCGATCGGGTCCGGGTGGGACGGCACCGTGAAGGTGGGCCCTGATGGGTGGGTCTACTTGTTCATGCCGACCGGTGACGTTCGCCGGTATCACTGGCTGGGCAACTCGTGGGCGGACGCCGGTGAGGTCATCCAGACCGGTTGGACCTATTGGGGCACAGTCGCTTCCCGCAACAAGATGACCGTCGACAAGCGTGGCGACTTCTACGGGATCGCCGCGGACAACGCGTTGCACTTGTACCGCTATGACGCTGTGGCCAAGACGTGGAGCGATCGCGTGCTGGCCAACGACTGGGGCGGCCGGTTCGATTTCGTTGTCGCGGCGGGGCCGGGGGTGGTGTATGCCCGTGAGGTCAACGGTGATCTGTACCGGGCGCAGTACGACACGGTCAGCCAGCGGCTGTCCACGTTGGTGAAGGTCGGTGTGGGCTGGCAGAGCGCCACGGACATCACCTCGCCGGGCGGTGACGTGTTGTACATGGTGGAGGGCGGCAACCAGGCGTTGCGGTGGTATCGGTACCTTGGCGATCAGAAGTGGACACCGGACAGCGGTCACAATGTCGGTGGTGGGATCCCGGCTGACTGGCAGTTGGAGTTCCAGCCCGACGGGTGCAAGCTCACCCCGGATGGCACGCCGACACGGCCCACTGTTACCAAGGTGCCGAAAGCGGCGGCGTCGTTGACGTACACGGCGGCCAAACGTTTGTACTACTCCTATGTGGACAATGACGGCAACATGGTGAACGCGCAGGCGGAGGACGTGTCGGGAACCAAACCGATCGGGTTCTCGGGCGTGCCTGGGTTCACAGGGCTGACCGGTGTGCCGTCTGCGGTGGATCTCGCTGATGGGCGTGTGCGGTTGGTCGGGCTTGGGCAAGACGCGGAGACGCGCAGCAGCACGCAGATCGGATCACCCGCAGGCAACTGGGCGGCGCCGGTCAGTGTCGGTGGATTTACCACGGGGCCGGTGGCGGTGGGTCGTGCGGGTGGGGTGGTGTACGGGTACGGGGTGGACGCGAAGGGCTGTTTGTGGCGTGCTTATCAGCGTACGGCGACGGCTGAGTTGGGGCCGTGGGAGCTGGATGGTTGCGACGGCTACGCGCAGGTGGCGCCGACGGTCATGACCTCGGGCAGCCAGATCACGGTGACCCTGCTCAAGACCACTGGCACGTACAGCCGGTTCGCGCATTCTCATCCGCTGCAGGCGGCCGTGACGGTGTCGCTGGGCGGGAGCGGGTTCACCGGTCCGGCGTCGACCATCATCAACGGCGCGGGCAAGGTGCAGACCTTCGCACGTGACACGGACGGACAGGTCTACACCCAGATCGGCTCCCCGCGACCGGGTCAGCAGCCGACGCCGTGGACGGCGATTCCCGGTTTGACGGTGGCGGGGCCGCCGTCGGCGGTGCTGTCCCCGACGGGAACGATCGAGATCGTCGCCCGCGGCACCGACAACCGCATCTACAACACCGGCCAGCAGGCATCGGGGTCCCCCGCGTATCGGCCGTGGCGGGAGATCACCGACGGCAACGAGGTGTCCTCGACTGACCCGACCGCGGTCGCGTTGCCTGACAAGGGCATGTGGGTGATCGCGTTCCGCAACGAGGCCGATGTGCCGAAGCTGCGTAGGACGGACCCGTCGACGCCGACCAGGCAGGCGAACGGGGAGAACGCGCCGATTTTCGTGGATGTGCCTGTTCAGGCTGCCCGGTAA